DNA from Sorangium aterium:
GCCCGGGTTGCTCGTGCTCGCGCTGGCGAGCGCGCTGGCCAGCGGGCTGTCCGACGAGCAGAGCGACCGCGCCGGCGGCAAGCGCACCGTGGCCACGCTGCTCGGCAATGCGGCCACGCGCCGGGCCACCGAGGCCCTCGCCGGCCTCGGCCCGCTCCTCTGGCTCGCGGCGTCCCTCCTCGCCGAAGACGCGCCGCCTCCCTGGTCGGTCGCGCCGGCGGCGGCCGTGGCGCTCTTCTTCCGGGCGCGGCTCCTCGAGAAGAGCCCCGAGGCGGTGACGAACGCCTTCGCCGCGCAGGCGGCCTACAAGCGCGAGCTCCACCGCGCGATTCAGTGGGGGATCGTCGCCCTGTCGGCGGCCGTGCTCGCCGCCGGGGGAGGGCCGGCATGACGGGCATCGCGGTCATCCCTCCGGAGGAGCGCGACGCGCTCGCGCGCCTCACGCCCCTGCAGGGCGCGCGGGCCTCGGTCGCGCCGGGCCGGCCGTGCGCGCCCACCCCCGTCGCCCTGGTCGAGCAGATCGTGAGCGGCAGCGAGGACGCCGAGCGGGCGCGCGCCTTCGCCCGCGGGCTCGGCGAGATCATCTGCGCGGTCGCCGACAACTTCCCCGACAACATCTTCTGGGATCTCGACTACCTGGCCTGCTGCCTGTGGCAGGCCGGGAGCGCGCCCGCGATCGGCGACTTCGCCCGCCGCGTGGTGTCGCTCTGCCTGGGCTTCGGCAACAAGTCGAAGCTGCGCTTCCGCTACGCGCACGACTTCCTCTACGGCTACGACTGGGCTCGCTGGGTGATGCGCAAGCCGGACGAGCGCGCGGGCATCGGGCCCTTCGACGTCTCGTTCTTCGATTACCTCGACGGCCGGCAGAGGACGCTCATCGAGCTCGTGGCCAGCAACGATCGCAAGTACTCCCAGCTGAACGGCCGGGAGTACCGCAACCCCTTCTCGTTCATCCGCGAGCCGCCCGAGGAGTCGCAGCTCCACTGCCTGCTCGCCCAGGTCGACCTGATCCCGCTCAAGGCCTGGCGCCTCGACGGCGAGCGCCGCTGGGACCTCCCCTTCACCGATCTGCGCGCCAAGCTGGCCGATCGCCTCGGCCTGTCGCGGGGCGAGGGGCGATGAGCGCCCGGCCGGGCGCGCTTCGAGCGTGGCTCGATGCGTCGCGGCTGGCCTCGCAGCCGAGCATCGCGCTCCCGCTGCTGCTCGGGCAGCTCGTCGGCGCGCAGGCGGCCGGCCGACCGCTCGACCTGGGGACGCTCGCGGCGGTCCAGCTGTTCGGCCTGCTGGACCAGCTCTTCATCGTCTACGCGAACGACGTCGCCGATCGGGAGACCGATCGCCGCAACAGGACCGCCACGCCCTTCTCGGGCGGCTCGCGCGTGCTCGTCGAGGGGCGCCTCTCGCCCCGCGCGCTCGGCGCGGCGGCCGCCGTGTGCGCCGCGGCGCTCGTGGCCGTCTCCGCGGCGCTCGCCGCGGCGCTGGCGACCGCCGCAGCGCCGCTCCTCGTGCTCCTCGCGATCGCGGCGCTCCTGCTCCTCTGGGCCTACAGCTACCCGCCGCTTCGCCTGTCGTACCGCGGCGGCGGGGAGCTGCTCCAGATGGTCGGCGTCGGCGCGGTCCTGCCGCTCTACGGTTACATCGCCCAGGGGGGCGACCCCGCGCGTTTTCCCTTCGCGCTGCTCGCGTTCCTGCTGCCGAGCCACCTCGGCTGCGCGATCGCCACCGCGCTCCCGGACGAGCCCTCGGATCGCGAGAGCGGCAAGCGGACGCTGCCGGTGCGCGTGGGCGGAGAGCGCGCGGCTCGGTGGGTGGTCCTCCTGAACGGGCTCTCGCTCCTGCTCGCGCCGGTCGGCCTGGGCGCCGTGGGCCTGCGCCCGGGGGCGGGCCTGCTCGCGCCGGCGGCGGCGGCGCTCGTCGTGCTGCTGGCCCGCCCGGCGCCGCCGGGCTCGCGCCTGCTGCTGGTCCGGGTCGCGGCGGCGGGCGCGGCGACGCTGGCGCTGGTCGGCTCGACCGCCATCGCGCTCGCAGCGCGCTGAGGGGCGAGGGCGCGATGTCGCACGAGTTCCTGCTGCTCTCGTTGCTCTTCCTCGTGCCAGGGGGCGTCATCTGGCTCGCGCGCCCGGATCTGCGCCCCCTGATGAAGCGGATGGCGCTCGCCTCGCTGCCGTTCGCGGCGGCCGAGCGGCTGTTCTACCCGAGGTACTGGGCCCCGAAGTTCCTGTTCGACCTGGCCGATCGGATCGGGTTCGGCATCGAGGACGTGCTGTTCGTCGTCGGGCTCAGCGGATTCTCCTCGACCGTCTATGCCGTGGTGTTCCGCCGCGCGCCCGTGCCCTGCGCGGCGCGGGGGGCGCGGCCGTGGCGGCGGGCGGCGGCGGCGATCGCGCTCGTGCTCGCGGTGGCCGGGGCGCTGCTCGCGGCGGGGGTGCCCGTGCTCTATGCGTCGGTGACGGCGATGGTGGCGGTCGCCGCGGCGCTCGGCGCGGCGCGTGCCGATCTGCTCGTGCCGGGCCTGCTCGGAGCGCTCCTGTCGGCGGCGCTCTATCTCGGCCTGTGCCTCGTCTTCGCCGCGCTCGTGCCTTCCGTGTTCGAGCGCACCTGGCGGCCCAGCGTGCTGCTGCCAGGGAGGGCGCTGCTCGGCGTGCCGCTCGACGAGATCCTCTACGGGCTCGGCGCGGGGTTCGCGGCCACGGTGTTCCCGGCGTGGGCGTTCGGGTTCAGGTACGGGCGCGCCGGAAGCGACGGGGATTGAATTTCCCCCGGCGCCTCCGGCGCGCCTCTTCTTCAGAGGAGCGGTGTCGCCACCGCAGGGCCGAGCCGCCCCCGTCGCTCAGTTCGCGGTGACGACCACCTCTGAGCCATTGTAGGTGACCATTTGATCCGGCGCGGCAGTGACGTCGACGCCGGCGCCGTGATTGGAGCCTACCCGCACGATCCTGAACGTCCTGCTGGCCGGCATTCCGGTATAGCTCCCCTTCCGTGCGCCGATGGTCAACTTCTTGGTAGACTCGTTCCATGTGAATGGAATCGTCGAGTATTTGCCCTCCTCGTAGCTGTAGCTGT
Protein-coding regions in this window:
- a CDS encoding ferrochelatase yields the protein MTGIAVIPPEERDALARLTPLQGARASVAPGRPCAPTPVALVEQIVSGSEDAERARAFARGLGEIICAVADNFPDNIFWDLDYLACCLWQAGSAPAIGDFARRVVSLCLGFGNKSKLRFRYAHDFLYGYDWARWVMRKPDERAGIGPFDVSFFDYLDGRQRTLIELVASNDRKYSQLNGREYRNPFSFIREPPEESQLHCLLAQVDLIPLKAWRLDGERRWDLPFTDLRAKLADRLGLSRGEGR
- a CDS encoding prenyltransferase → MSARPGALRAWLDASRLASQPSIALPLLLGQLVGAQAAGRPLDLGTLAAVQLFGLLDQLFIVYANDVADRETDRRNRTATPFSGGSRVLVEGRLSPRALGAAAAVCAAALVAVSAALAAALATAAAPLLVLLAIAALLLLWAYSYPPLRLSYRGGGELLQMVGVGAVLPLYGYIAQGGDPARFPFALLAFLLPSHLGCAIATALPDEPSDRESGKRTLPVRVGGERAARWVVLLNGLSLLLAPVGLGAVGLRPGAGLLAPAAAALVVLLARPAPPGSRLLLVRVAAAGAATLALVGSTAIALAAR
- a CDS encoding lycopene cyclase domain-containing protein, coding for MSHEFLLLSLLFLVPGGVIWLARPDLRPLMKRMALASLPFAAAERLFYPRYWAPKFLFDLADRIGFGIEDVLFVVGLSGFSSTVYAVVFRRAPVPCAARGARPWRRAAAAIALVLAVAGALLAAGVPVLYASVTAMVAVAAALGAARADLLVPGLLGALLSAALYLGLCLVFAALVPSVFERTWRPSVLLPGRALLGVPLDEILYGLGAGFAATVFPAWAFGFRYGRAGSDGD